Proteins co-encoded in one Acidisarcina sp. genomic window:
- a CDS encoding LacI family DNA-binding transcriptional regulator → MKKPTSEQQQSGKPPVQERVSLKQLAAHLGLNPATISVVLNDVPGRSIPQVTRDRIKAAAKEMNYQPSLLARSLRNRRTLTIGILVPELGEGYHTEVISGVGDHLVNAGYFYFTAHHRHRKELVEEYSKMFIGRGAQGIIAIDTLLEHSVSIPVIAVAGHRQIEGVTNVQLDHRRAAELTLTHLHSLGHRNIAFIRGQSFSSDSVDRWNNIVEIARGLDITIRPELVVQLDRDMTSPELGYPVVQQLLACKTPFTALVAFNDFSAIGAIRALQDFNLRVPDDVSVIGFDDIKSAAYCIPRLTTIHQPLANMGRIAAQCVLNRIHGTEMFRQHIIVEPKLVVRESTGPVKTGSHATSSKRPTMTRQRVNHS, encoded by the coding sequence ATGAAGAAACCTACCAGCGAGCAACAACAATCTGGAAAGCCGCCAGTGCAGGAGCGGGTCAGCCTGAAACAACTGGCGGCGCATCTAGGGCTGAATCCGGCAACGATCTCGGTTGTGCTCAACGACGTACCTGGGCGCTCGATTCCCCAGGTCACGCGGGACCGAATTAAGGCCGCGGCCAAGGAAATGAATTACCAGCCCAGCCTACTGGCTCGCTCCCTTCGCAATCGCCGTACCTTAACGATCGGCATCCTGGTCCCCGAACTAGGAGAGGGATATCACACAGAAGTTATAAGTGGCGTTGGCGATCATTTGGTGAATGCCGGATACTTCTATTTCACCGCTCACCACAGGCACCGCAAAGAACTGGTTGAGGAATACAGCAAGATGTTCATTGGCCGCGGGGCCCAGGGAATTATCGCGATTGATACCTTGCTGGAACACTCCGTATCCATTCCCGTAATCGCCGTTGCGGGTCATCGGCAGATCGAAGGTGTGACCAATGTACAGCTCGATCATCGGCGCGCGGCGGAACTAACCTTGACGCACCTGCATTCGCTAGGCCACAGAAATATCGCCTTCATACGCGGGCAGTCCTTCAGTTCGGACTCAGTCGATCGCTGGAACAACATAGTGGAGATAGCACGGGGGCTGGATATCACAATCCGTCCAGAATTAGTTGTGCAACTGGATCGCGATATGACCTCACCAGAGCTAGGCTATCCTGTGGTGCAGCAATTGCTTGCCTGCAAGACGCCTTTCACAGCCCTGGTCGCATTCAATGATTTTTCGGCTATCGGTGCAATTCGTGCGCTTCAGGATTTCAACCTGCGCGTACCGGATGACGTCTCGGTGATCGGCTTCGACGACATTAAGTCGGCAGCTTATTGCATCCCCCGCCTGACCACCATCCACCAGCCATTGGCAAACATGGGACGAATTGCAGCACAATGTGTTCTCAACCGCATACATGGCACGGAAATGTTCCGCCAGCACATCATCGTCGAGCCTAAGCTGGTCGTTCGGGAATCGACGGGTCCGGTCAAGACAGGTTCTCATGCTACTTCGAGCAAGCGACCTACGATGACTCGCCAGCGCGTGAACCATTCCTAA
- a CDS encoding glycoside hydrolase family 30 beta sandwich domain-containing protein translates to MRYQEILGFGAAFTDASCYLFGQLSAQDRKALLSELFGAEGLRLSVGRTCIGSSDYSRNVYSYDEVEQPDPELQHFSIEHDRGYILPSLRMARELNPELFLFSSPWSPPGWMKAGGSMLGGSMRQKYLAPYAEYFVKFLRGYAAEGVKINGVTVQNEVDTDQDGRMPAALWAQEYEAEFIKKHLGPALERAGLDTKIWMLDHNYNLWGRAADELSDPEVYKYVDGVAWHGYVGTSSAMTRVHDLFPAKHAYWTEGGPDISSADYATDWTSWSQTFTGILRNWARCIVGWNLALDEQGKPNIGPFPCGGLVTIDSKTQKIIRSGQYWAFAHFSKSIQRGARIVASHGELAGIDHVAAVNPNGSHVLVLTNHGQEQMVPCSFGSSVLQVKVPKNSVATLLW, encoded by the coding sequence GTGCGATATCAGGAGATTCTCGGTTTTGGTGCTGCCTTCACAGACGCCTCCTGCTACCTCTTTGGCCAGCTAAGTGCGCAGGACCGGAAGGCTCTTCTCAGCGAGTTGTTCGGAGCGGAGGGGTTACGGCTCTCGGTTGGCCGAACCTGCATCGGATCCAGCGACTATTCCAGGAATGTCTACAGCTATGACGAAGTTGAGCAGCCGGATCCCGAGTTGCAGCACTTCAGCATCGAGCATGATCGCGGTTACATCCTTCCCTCACTTCGGATGGCCCGCGAATTGAACCCGGAGTTGTTCTTATTTTCGAGCCCCTGGAGCCCACCCGGATGGATGAAAGCTGGGGGATCCATGTTGGGCGGCTCTATGCGCCAGAAATATCTGGCTCCCTATGCGGAATATTTTGTTAAGTTCCTGAGGGGCTACGCCGCCGAAGGAGTGAAGATTAACGGGGTTACAGTTCAGAACGAAGTGGACACCGACCAGGATGGACGGATGCCAGCAGCCCTGTGGGCTCAGGAATATGAAGCGGAATTTATCAAGAAGCATCTGGGACCTGCATTGGAGCGCGCCGGCCTCGACACAAAAATCTGGATGCTCGACCACAATTACAACCTGTGGGGCCGCGCGGCAGATGAACTGAGCGATCCTGAGGTCTACAAGTACGTGGATGGAGTTGCATGGCATGGATACGTCGGCACCTCGAGTGCAATGACTCGCGTGCACGATCTCTTCCCCGCCAAGCATGCTTATTGGACCGAGGGAGGCCCGGACATCAGCAGCGCCGACTACGCTACAGACTGGACGAGCTGGTCGCAGACCTTTACTGGAATTCTGAGAAATTGGGCCCGCTGCATCGTTGGGTGGAACCTTGCGCTGGACGAACAGGGAAAGCCAAATATTGGACCGTTCCCATGCGGGGGCCTTGTGACGATCGATTCCAAAACGCAGAAGATCATCCGCAGCGGACAGTATTGGGCATTTGCTCATTTCTCCAAGTCCATCCAGCGTGGAGCCCGCATTGTGGCGTCCCATGGGGAGTTGGCAGGCATCGATCACGTAGCCGCAGTAAATCCAAATGGCAGCCATGTATTGGTGCTCACCAACCACGGGCAGGAGCAGATGGTGCCATGCAGCTTCGGGTCGAGCGTATTACAGGTAAAGGTCCCAAAGAATTCGGTCGCTACACTACTTTGGTAA
- a CDS encoding TonB-dependent receptor, producing MRTLSRYLVPMIVVLTACTPLMAQDVPASASPAAASSSAEVKGGTIRGSVKSGSVPLPGVGVTATNTLTGKKYSTTTDVNGSFSMTIPQNGRYVVKTDLAGFAPATKEALLNASSHDQQIEISMMLASRVQAQETQQNAASTRQAAGGVQNLALLGMAAGVIQAGANSSAESSGAQLPSIAGSSDFSGDSVAINGQAGSTNPFASVDMNQMRENMENQRQQESLSQIPGQGGSAGRDGPGGGGPGGGGIFFGGGRRGAGSFRNFKPDQPHGAIYWNGGNSALNANPFSLRGQPSIQPAYGSNRFGVTLISEPFIPKLTKPSSKSTLFLNLNGQRTSSPFDQYATVPTLAERSGDFSNFTNQRGEPVAIYDPQTGLQFHNNQIPLDRLAKEAQSLLAFVPQPNLPGTLQNYRRQTTQQTNTTTAGLRYMRNLTSGAAGPGLPALLSQFASTKGLRQNINANFNYSHSASDRINIFPDLGGKLSSDNYSFVLGYTIGYGKLTNNFSAGWNYAQSQVINSFTSKKDIATQTGILGPNGSALNASPLNYGLPSIVLSEFNGLNETQPNLRLTQTISVSDSSSWSHGKHNVRFGGDFRRVHLNLLGGTNATGTFYFTGYATQAPNSGSAAPSGSSLADLLLGTPQETTIQSPQQKAYMRANQWDLFVQDDFRVLPNLTLLGGLRYEYFSPYSEKSDRLVNLDVNGDFSQVSAVFPNSVGPYSGKYPRTLIAPTRTAIAPRFGFALRPMKNTVIRGGFGINFTGGQYANFIQNLAYQPPFANVQTNQVTQGATLSLSNGFPAPQRIGNFAVKKNYALPYVQVWNLDIQRTLPAGIVLNVGYNGAKGTHLDITSAPGRTALGTTSGVYFNYEDSVAFSNFNAATVRLRKRLQNGVSLGLTYTYSHSIDNAGSIGGTSTVVAQNWQNLLAEEGNSSFDVRHKATGDYLFELPLGPDKQWLNGGNWASHAFSNISVSGDFTFATGVPLTPRYGAAAADVARGTAGSLRPDKVQGLSITAGGGSLDHWFNPLAYRSPATSYGNASRNSIPGPGTISNNMSLAKTIHLGDIRSLEFRATANNVFNTVQYATVDTQIDSHTVGQVTSAASMRQFNFVARLRF from the coding sequence GTGCGAACTCTATCTCGATATCTGGTGCCGATGATTGTGGTGTTGACTGCCTGCACACCGCTGATGGCTCAGGATGTTCCGGCCTCGGCGTCACCTGCCGCAGCATCCAGCTCCGCTGAGGTCAAAGGCGGAACCATCCGTGGCTCGGTGAAGTCCGGCAGTGTGCCTCTGCCTGGTGTTGGCGTGACTGCCACCAATACGCTCACTGGCAAAAAATACTCCACCACGACCGATGTGAATGGCAGTTTCTCCATGACCATTCCGCAAAACGGCCGTTATGTCGTCAAAACGGACCTGGCAGGATTCGCCCCCGCTACGAAGGAAGCGCTCCTCAACGCCAGTTCTCACGATCAGCAGATAGAGATCTCCATGATGCTGGCCTCGCGCGTCCAGGCGCAGGAGACACAGCAGAACGCCGCATCCACCCGGCAAGCCGCGGGCGGTGTGCAGAATCTGGCGCTGCTCGGAATGGCTGCCGGTGTCATTCAGGCTGGCGCAAATTCAAGCGCCGAAAGCAGTGGCGCGCAATTGCCTTCTATCGCAGGCAGCTCTGACTTCTCTGGTGATTCTGTAGCGATCAATGGGCAGGCAGGCAGCACCAATCCGTTCGCCAGTGTCGATATGAATCAAATGCGGGAGAACATGGAAAACCAGCGCCAGCAGGAATCCCTCTCGCAGATACCTGGCCAGGGTGGTTCAGCCGGCAGAGACGGCCCTGGCGGTGGAGGCCCTGGTGGCGGTGGCATCTTCTTTGGCGGCGGCAGAAGGGGCGCTGGAAGCTTTAGAAACTTCAAGCCCGATCAGCCTCACGGAGCCATTTATTGGAACGGTGGAAACTCCGCGCTGAATGCGAACCCCTTCTCCTTACGCGGGCAGCCGTCGATCCAGCCTGCCTATGGATCGAACCGATTCGGGGTCACGCTGATCAGCGAACCATTTATCCCCAAACTTACGAAGCCAAGCTCGAAGAGCACGCTCTTCCTCAATCTCAATGGCCAGCGAACCTCCTCTCCGTTTGATCAGTACGCGACCGTTCCTACGTTAGCGGAACGCAGTGGAGACTTCTCGAACTTCACAAATCAGCGGGGAGAGCCAGTTGCGATCTACGACCCGCAGACCGGGCTGCAGTTTCACAACAATCAGATTCCCCTCGACCGGTTAGCCAAGGAAGCGCAGTCCCTGTTAGCCTTCGTTCCGCAGCCGAACCTTCCAGGAACCCTGCAGAACTATAGGCGTCAAACCACGCAGCAAACGAACACGACAACTGCAGGCTTGCGCTATATGCGCAACCTGACAAGTGGCGCAGCTGGTCCAGGACTTCCCGCCTTGTTGTCGCAGTTTGCGAGCACCAAGGGCTTACGCCAGAACATCAACGCCAACTTCAATTACAGTCACTCGGCCAGCGACCGCATCAACATCTTCCCTGATCTGGGTGGCAAGCTATCCTCTGACAATTATTCGTTCGTGCTTGGCTATACGATTGGGTACGGCAAGCTGACCAATAACTTCTCGGCAGGCTGGAACTATGCACAGTCGCAAGTCATCAATTCCTTTACAAGCAAGAAAGATATTGCAACCCAGACAGGAATTCTCGGACCAAATGGAAGCGCCCTGAACGCGAGCCCACTCAACTACGGCTTACCTAGCATTGTCCTGAGTGAATTCAATGGGCTGAACGAGACACAACCCAACCTGCGACTTACGCAGACTATCTCCGTCTCAGATTCAAGCTCCTGGTCTCACGGCAAGCATAACGTTCGGTTTGGTGGAGACTTCCGGCGCGTGCATCTCAATCTTCTCGGCGGCACTAACGCCACGGGAACGTTCTACTTTACCGGCTATGCAACCCAGGCTCCGAATTCAGGAAGCGCTGCTCCGTCGGGATCTTCGCTTGCAGATCTTCTGCTTGGAACCCCACAGGAGACGACCATCCAGTCGCCACAGCAAAAAGCTTACATGCGCGCCAATCAGTGGGATCTGTTCGTGCAGGATGACTTTCGCGTGCTTCCCAACCTGACCCTCCTCGGCGGTCTTCGCTATGAATATTTCTCGCCTTACTCTGAAAAGAGTGATCGTCTCGTCAACCTGGATGTGAACGGAGACTTCTCTCAGGTAAGTGCGGTCTTCCCCAATAGCGTCGGGCCATATTCGGGAAAGTATCCCAGGACGCTCATCGCTCCAACCCGCACTGCTATCGCGCCACGCTTCGGGTTTGCGCTCCGGCCAATGAAGAACACCGTAATACGCGGAGGCTTTGGCATTAATTTCACGGGCGGTCAGTATGCAAACTTCATACAGAATCTCGCCTACCAACCTCCCTTTGCGAATGTCCAGACAAACCAGGTAACGCAGGGCGCGACCCTTTCGTTATCCAATGGCTTCCCTGCTCCGCAACGCATCGGGAACTTCGCCGTGAAGAAGAACTACGCCTTGCCGTACGTCCAGGTATGGAACCTGGATATACAGCGTACTCTGCCTGCCGGCATCGTTCTCAACGTCGGATACAACGGAGCAAAGGGCACGCATCTTGACATCACGAGTGCTCCGGGACGAACTGCATTGGGCACAACCAGCGGAGTCTACTTCAACTATGAGGACTCGGTTGCGTTCTCGAACTTCAATGCGGCGACAGTACGTTTGCGCAAACGCCTTCAAAACGGCGTTTCGCTGGGCTTAACCTACACCTATTCGCACTCCATCGATAACGCAGGATCGATCGGAGGCACTTCCACTGTGGTTGCGCAGAATTGGCAGAACCTGTTGGCCGAGGAGGGTAACTCCAGCTTCGACGTGCGCCACAAGGCCACAGGGGACTACCTCTTTGAACTTCCATTGGGCCCCGACAAGCAATGGCTGAACGGTGGCAACTGGGCCTCCCACGCCTTCAGCAACATCTCTGTGTCAGGTGACTTTACATTTGCCACCGGTGTTCCGCTGACACCGCGATATGGCGCAGCCGCAGCGGATGTCGCGCGTGGCACCGCAGGGTCCTTGCGTCCGGATAAGGTCCAGGGCCTCTCCATCACGGCCGGAGGCGGTTCTCTGGATCACTGGTTCAACCCGCTGGCGTATCGCTCTCCCGCGACATCCTACGGCAATGCATCGCGCAACTCGATTCCTGGGCCGGGCACCATCTCCAACAATATGTCTCTTGCAAAGACGATTCACCTGGGAGATATCCGGAGCCTTGAATTTCGCGCCACGGCAAACAACGTCTTCAATACCGTTCAATATGCAACCGTGGATACGCAAATCGACTCGCATACGGTGGGCCAGGTTACTTCGGCCGCGAGCATGAGGCAATTCAACTTCGTCGCACGCCTGCGATTCTAG
- a CDS encoding DUF5666 domain-containing protein, protein MTTKSLQRWCVVCGCLLMSLAAPFAAIGQEAHAGSGRGGWMGNGSMTPPITGVVTAIASGDLTIRTSEAEVYKVLFSVNTRFVKDRQPARSSDVKVGDSVIAMGVVDAKAKTVSAAVVAELDPEQAKKMHEMQANYGKTWLAGKVSAINETQLTLSGMDGKPSSFVVDENTSFKKRRDSITLADIKVGDQVRVQGEVRNGTFFASTLNVFEPRPEGERGPREGMGPGTEQPAPPQK, encoded by the coding sequence ATGACGACCAAGTCACTGCAACGGTGGTGCGTAGTCTGCGGATGCCTGCTGATGTCGCTGGCAGCGCCCTTCGCCGCAATCGGCCAGGAGGCTCACGCTGGCTCCGGGCGCGGCGGATGGATGGGGAATGGATCCATGACGCCTCCGATAACTGGCGTTGTCACCGCCATTGCCTCTGGAGACCTTACGATTCGAACTTCAGAAGCTGAGGTCTATAAGGTCCTCTTCAGCGTCAATACAAGGTTCGTCAAGGATCGCCAGCCCGCCAGGAGCAGTGACGTGAAGGTGGGAGATAGCGTGATCGCGATGGGCGTCGTGGACGCCAAGGCAAAAACAGTATCTGCAGCAGTAGTGGCAGAGCTCGATCCAGAGCAGGCAAAGAAGATGCACGAAATGCAGGCCAATTATGGAAAGACGTGGCTGGCCGGCAAGGTGTCCGCAATCAACGAAACACAATTGACCCTTAGCGGAATGGATGGAAAACCATCCAGCTTTGTTGTCGACGAAAACACCTCCTTCAAGAAGCGCCGGGACAGCATAACCCTTGCTGACATCAAGGTAGGCGATCAGGTTCGTGTGCAGGGAGAAGTTCGGAATGGCACTTTCTTCGCGTCAACCCTGAATGTATTCGAGCCAAGGCCAGAGGGCGAACGTGGTCCACGAGAAGGCATGGGGCCGGGTACGGAGCAGCCGGCACCTCCGCAAAAGTAG
- a CDS encoding cytochrome c, whose product MAKRFFIFVLAGLATLTIVGNVLQGQSGSKVPLKRTSATSGKEMYETYCTQCHGRDGTGTGPAAAGLMSRPTDLTRLAKKNGGKYPAERVANVLRSGSHGSQDMPVWGPVFRSMNKANPSGEEEKRIATMVEFIRISQVK is encoded by the coding sequence ATGGCGAAGCGGTTCTTTATTTTTGTTCTGGCAGGACTGGCGACACTCACTATTGTTGGCAACGTTCTACAGGGTCAGTCGGGGAGCAAGGTCCCATTGAAGCGCACCTCGGCAACATCTGGTAAAGAGATGTATGAAACCTATTGCACCCAGTGCCATGGCAGGGACGGTACGGGTACCGGTCCAGCCGCTGCTGGGCTGATGAGCCGCCCAACAGATTTAACGCGGCTTGCCAAGAAAAACGGTGGCAAGTATCCCGCGGAACGAGTGGCAAACGTTCTTCGCTCTGGATCTCATGGTTCGCAAGATATGCCCGTCTGGGGTCCCGTATTTCGATCGATGAACAAGGCGAATCCGTCCGGCGAAGAGGAGAAGCGGATCGCCACCATGGTGGAGTTTATTCGTATCTCGCAGGTTAAATAG
- a CDS encoding amidohydrolase family protein: MTARMTAANPVTASLLALLFLASAGAQTTSQIPSKPVVLHAARLLDIEKGQILAPGEVLVAGERIVEAGTSVNHPRDAQILDLGDTTLLPGLIDAHVHLFLHPGAEDLQTVTESVPERTILAEIAAREDLMAGFTAERDMGTEGAGSADSAVRNAINAGLIPGPRMLVSGNAISTLGGHEDAIHFNPAVHVPSNATYANSSSDLVSVIRQQLKEGADFIKIYESGQDQFNEGKLAAPYQYSPAELEAAVKETARMNTRVAVHCTTEPGALYAAQSGVASLEHAYQLSPETMRILRDKQIYAVPTFAITEYFAEHAATSEMAARERALQQLHAQEFRLQLAAGVPMAVGSDVGPFPHGTQAREFILMVQYGMTPLAVLQADLLNGAKLLGWQAQIGKLKPGYFADVIAVPGNPLEDISVLQRVSFVMKNGILYRH, translated from the coding sequence ATGACAGCCAGAATGACAGCGGCCAATCCAGTAACGGCTTCTCTTCTCGCCCTGCTCTTCCTTGCCTCAGCGGGTGCGCAAACAACTTCGCAGATTCCCAGCAAGCCCGTTGTGCTCCATGCAGCCCGATTGCTCGACATCGAGAAGGGACAGATTCTCGCTCCGGGAGAAGTCCTCGTAGCGGGCGAACGCATAGTTGAGGCAGGGACCTCAGTCAATCATCCCCGTGACGCGCAAATTCTGGACCTGGGCGACACCACCCTGCTCCCTGGATTGATCGACGCGCACGTGCATCTCTTTCTTCATCCTGGTGCAGAAGATCTGCAGACCGTGACTGAGTCAGTCCCGGAACGCACGATTCTCGCAGAGATTGCTGCGCGGGAAGATTTGATGGCCGGCTTTACCGCCGAGCGCGATATGGGGACGGAGGGAGCCGGCTCTGCCGACTCCGCTGTGCGCAACGCCATCAACGCAGGCCTTATTCCCGGGCCTCGTATGCTCGTCAGCGGCAATGCCATCAGCACCCTTGGCGGGCATGAAGACGCCATCCATTTCAATCCTGCGGTCCATGTTCCATCGAACGCCACATACGCGAACAGCTCCAGCGACCTCGTCAGCGTGATTCGCCAACAGCTCAAGGAGGGTGCCGACTTCATCAAGATTTACGAGAGTGGACAGGATCAATTCAACGAAGGCAAACTGGCTGCACCCTACCAATACAGCCCTGCCGAGCTCGAGGCTGCGGTAAAGGAGACTGCCCGCATGAACACTCGCGTGGCAGTACACTGCACCACGGAGCCCGGTGCACTCTATGCCGCTCAGTCCGGAGTGGCATCCCTTGAGCACGCGTATCAGCTCAGCCCGGAGACGATGCGCATCCTGCGCGACAAACAGATCTATGCTGTACCGACATTTGCCATTACAGAATATTTTGCAGAGCATGCAGCCACCTCCGAGATGGCCGCCCGCGAACGCGCCTTGCAGCAACTCCACGCGCAGGAGTTTCGTCTGCAACTCGCTGCCGGCGTGCCCATGGCGGTAGGTTCTGACGTGGGTCCATTTCCCCACGGCACCCAGGCTCGCGAATTTATCCTGATGGTGCAATATGGAATGACTCCGCTGGCAGTGCTGCAGGCGGATCTGCTGAATGGCGCCAAACTCCTCGGCTGGCAGGCGCAGATCGGCAAACTGAAACCTGGCTACTTTGCCGATGTCATTGCTGTTCCCGGCAATCCGCTTGAGGACATCAGCGTGCTCCAAAGGGTCAGCTTCGTGATGAAGAATGGCATCCTCTATCGACACTGA
- a CDS encoding isoaspartyl peptidase/L-asparaginase, which translates to MFACIFFPGETMHAQAAQPHKWAVVIHGGAGVIERSSMTDKADAEYRAGIHEALEAAAGVLGKGGSSLDAVEAAIKLLEDNPLFNAGRGAVFTADGRNELDAAIMDGATMKAGSVAGISRSRHPISVARAVMDKTPHVMLIGKGADDFSAQAGLEQVDPSFFFTEARWQKLIQQLQKEGRPIPPRPAGAPPAPTIPAPALEPADAHKYGTVGVVALDRNGNIAAGTSTGGTQAKRWGRVGDSPIIGAGTYASNQSCAVSATGTGEYFIRLTVARTICALVQYEHMPLQSAADEVIQKQLVGIHGDGGVIALTPDGQLAWSFNTPGMYRGRLTEGGTPHIAIYRDEP; encoded by the coding sequence ATGTTTGCATGCATCTTCTTCCCTGGTGAGACGATGCATGCACAGGCAGCACAGCCACATAAGTGGGCCGTTGTTATTCATGGTGGCGCGGGCGTTATCGAGCGCAGTTCGATGACAGACAAGGCCGATGCAGAATATCGCGCCGGAATCCATGAAGCGCTGGAAGCGGCAGCAGGCGTTCTCGGCAAGGGAGGCTCCTCCCTGGATGCAGTTGAAGCCGCTATCAAGCTGCTGGAAGACAATCCTCTGTTCAACGCCGGGCGTGGCGCAGTCTTCACCGCCGACGGCAGGAATGAACTCGACGCTGCCATTATGGATGGAGCGACGATGAAGGCGGGATCCGTCGCCGGCATTTCGCGCAGTCGCCATCCTATATCCGTGGCACGTGCGGTCATGGATAAGACACCGCATGTAATGCTGATCGGCAAGGGCGCCGACGACTTCTCCGCGCAGGCTGGACTGGAGCAAGTCGATCCCAGTTTCTTCTTCACAGAGGCTCGCTGGCAGAAGTTGATCCAGCAGCTACAGAAAGAAGGCCGGCCCATTCCGCCGCGACCTGCCGGTGCGCCACCTGCTCCAACTATCCCGGCGCCGGCGCTTGAACCAGCAGACGCGCATAAGTACGGCACCGTCGGAGTGGTCGCCCTCGACCGCAATGGAAATATCGCTGCCGGCACATCCACCGGAGGGACACAGGCAAAGCGGTGGGGCCGCGTGGGAGATTCACCGATTATCGGAGCTGGCACGTATGCGTCGAACCAGTCTTGCGCGGTCTCCGCTACAGGTACCGGCGAATACTTTATCCGCCTCACCGTGGCACGTACCATCTGCGCACTCGTCCAGTACGAGCACATGCCTCTGCAATCGGCGGCAGACGAGGTAATCCAGAAGCAACTCGTCGGTATCCATGGCGATGGCGGTGTCATCGCGCTCACTCCGGATGGACAGCTTGCGTGGAGCTTCAATACACCAGGCATGTACCGAGGACGTCTCACCGAAGGCGGCACTCCACACATCGCCATCTACCGTGACGAGCCTTAA